CGCCGCCAGCAATGACAAACGCTGCTGCAGTGAGCGTTCCATTTCCTGTTCTTTTTCACGAATACTCCATGACGAACCGATGATCGTGCCAATGGCAATGGCTGTGATCACGAAAACGGCCAGCAGCAATGTTCTGCGGCGGGTCATCAAAAGCCGGTTATCCGGAGGCGTGTTAAAAAATGGCGTCGTGACCATGGTTACTCTCCTGTCGCAGTTCGCGTGGATAAAGCCGTTGCGCGCGGCTTTATATGGGTCCAACGCGTTGTTTCATTGACGGAATACTGAGGCAGATAATGCTGATATCGGTGATGGGAAAACACCGGATCAGATAAGTTGTCCAGTATCAGAATGTCGTCCTGTGTATAAACAGCCAGCACCGCATGGGTAATGGAACGAATCGTGTCCCGCAGGATGACAATTCGCATCCGGTCGGGCTCAACACCCAGGTAGCGCAGAGCGTAGTATTTGCAAATGGCGAAATCCTCGCAGTCCCCGGAATGGCGTAAAAACTCCAGAGGCGTCGCCCAGTAATCCCTTTTTTGCCAGACATCGCTATCCAACCGATACGGCCAGCGGTTGAAAAAACGGTTGACCGTTTTCAGTTGTTCCAACAGGGGCGCGGTAGCCAGCTGGGCCGCGACCTGTTGCCATTCTTGAGCGGCGCGAATACCGGTGGCCTGTTTGGGATCGGTAAAGCGCGCCATCTCTTCAGCGCCGACAGCGATGACTCTCTGCCAGTTTTTCAGGGCGCTGAGTTTGCCTCTAAATTCATAGGTCTCGAAAACCCCTGACGGAGGTGGTCGATCTTTGGCTGTTGCCGGTGAAGAGGCCTGCACAGATGAGCAGCCCAATGTCGCCAGCAACAGACCTAAAAGAATCAAGGCACGTATGTGATTCCATGCCGACAAGGGTTATCGCTCCCTCAATGCGGTCTGTTTTGCTTTTAGAATCGGTTTGAGCAGATAACTCAACACCGATTTTTTGCCGGTCAGAATATCCACAGAAGCAGTCATGCCGGGGATGATCGGCAGTTTTGTTCCTTTGTAGGTCAGAGCTTTCTCTTTGGTCCGTAATTTGACCCTGTAAAAGCTTTCTTTGCGCTCGTTGACGATGGTATCGGCACTGATTTGTTCGACATAGCCATCTAAGCCGCCGTAGATGGAAAAGTCATAGGCGGTCAATTTGATTTTTGCCGGTTGCCCTGGGTAGAGAAAGGCAATGTCTGCGGGACGGATCTGCACCTCAACCAACAAGGCATCGTCAAGAGGAACCACTTCAAGAATCGGTTCACCAGGACGGATGACACCGCCGACGGTGTTGACGATCAACTGCTTGACGGTGCCGCGCACAGGGGATCGAACATCCGTCCGTGTCACGCGGTCCTCACCGGCGGCAATGGCTTCTCTCAGGGAGATCAATTCCAGACGGCGCTGATTGATTTCGTTGAGCACTTCCGTGTGATACTGTGCCTGACGTTGGGCAATGCGGCGTTGAGCTTCACGTGCTGCTTCACGGATGCGGGGAATGGTCAGATTGACGACGTTAAGGTCGCCTTCCATGTTGGACACATCACGTTTAAGGCTCAGATAATCAACCCGGGGATACAGATCCTGTTCGACCAGCGGAGTGGCGATATTGAGTTGCTCCCGTGCCAGCTCCAAACCCTGTTCGAGCTTTTTCTGGCGACTGAGCAGTTCACGAATCTCCTGCTGCTTTTGCTGGTATTGCGAGTCAAGGACATTCACTTCCAACGTAAGTTGGGCCTGTCGGGCTTCAAAAATACTGCGTTGGTCGGAAACCAGTTCCGGGTGCTCCTGTTTCATCTGTTCAGGGAATTCCAGAGCAGAGCCTTCCGCTTCTGCCGTCAGGCGAGCAATGGCCGCTTCGTGTTCCAGCGCGGTATTGGCGGCGTCACGATATTGGCTGGCGGCAACCGTGTTGCGGATGCGGACCAGAACATCGCCCTTTTCAATGATCTGATTCTCCTCCACGAGAATTTCTTCAATAATGCCCCCCTCAAGGTGCTGGATAATCTGTACGCGTTGCGAAGGGATCACCTGACCTTGCCCACGGGTGACTTCATCAAGGACGGTAAAATGTGCCCATAGCACAAAAATAACCATGAACAGGACGATCATCATCGTCAGAATATAAGCGAAACGATGGCCGGTACGGTAGGTTGCGGCATCGACTTCGCCGAGAAATTCCAGCGATTCGCTGAGCTGTCTTTCCTGAGATGTTCTATTGAAAAGGCGCATAGGCCCCTCCTAAGCCGGAGCTGTATGGATCTGTTGTTTTTTCAGGGCTTCAAGAACATGGCGTTTGGGTCCATCAGCAACGATGCGGCCGCCATCCATGACGATAAGCCGATCCACCATGGTCAACAATCCGAAACGGTGGGTAAATAATAACAAAGTCTTGCCGTCGAGTTCATGTTTCATCCGTTGGCAGAACCGTTGTTCCGAACCATTGTCCATGGCACTGGTTGGTTCATCGAAAATCAGGATGTCCGGATGGCTTAATAAGGCTCGGGCAATGGCGATCGCCTGCCGTTGTCCACCGGATAAAGCTGCTCCCCGTTCTCCGACAGGACAATCAAATCCGGCTGGATGCTGGTGAATAAAGTCTCCGACGCCGGAGATATGCGCCGCGTGGAGAATGGCCTGATCATCCGCCTCAGGAGTGCCGAAGGTGATGTTGTCACGAATGCTGCCGTAAAAGAGATAGTTGTCCTGGGAAACGTAGCCAATACGGCTGCGTAGATCGGCAACATGCAGCTGCCGAATGTCAATGCCGCCGACACTGACCTGGCCCTGCTCCGGAGTGTACAAGCCTAAGGCGAGACGTCCCAGGGTGCTTTTGCCGCATCCGGTGCGACCAATGACCCCGACACGTTCGCCAGGGCGAATTTTCAAGGTCAAATCCTTAAGAGCCAGTGTTTGGGCCTGGGGATAGGAAAATCGGATCTCCTCAAAACTGAGTGCATTATCCAAATGGGGTTGGCGCATAAACTGCTGATCATCCGGTGATTCGTTAGGGATGTTCATCAATGTGTCTAGCGCTTTCAATGCGCTACGGGCTTGTTGCAGTCGTGTCAGCATAGCGGCGACCGTCGCCAGGGGAGACAAGGCGCGTCCTACCAGAATGTTGCAGGCAATCAGACCGCCGAGAGTCATCCGTCCTTCACCGATAAGATAGACGCCACCGATAATAATCAACACACTGACCACGTGGGTAGCAAACAGAGAGAACGACAGCGACAGGTTGGCCAGAGACTTTACTTTTGCGCTGGTGCGGGCATTGGCCCCGACCACTTTTTCCCAGCGTTGTTGAATCTGGCCGCGTGCCAGGGAGGTTTTGATGGTTTCCAAGCCGAAAATGGCCTCGACCAGCAAGGCACTCTTTTGTGAGGATTCGCGATAGCCCTGATCAATCACCTGACGAAACGGCACTTGAACCAACAGTCCGACAATAAGAACGATAGGAACGGCCAGTGCCGGTGCCCAGGCTAATGGTCCACCGATATAACCGATTAAAACGATGAAAATGGCAATAAACGGGATATCCACCAGTCCCAACAGTGTCGTCGAGCTGAAAAATTCTCTCAGAGATTCAAACTCTCTCAGGTTGTTGGCCAGCGTTCCCGTGGAGTCTGGTTTGTGGTCCATGCGCATACCGGTCAGTTGTTGCATCAGCCGACTGGCTATCAGAACATCCGCGTTCTTTCCGGCGACATCGACAAAGTAGCCGCGCATGTTGCGCAGAATAAAATCAAAGGTGTAGGCAATCATCACGCCCAGAGCAAGAACCCAGAGGGTTTCCACGGCATTGTTGGGGACCACCCGATCATAAACATTCATGACGAAAAGAGGTCCGGCGATACCGAGAATGTTGATCACCATCGTCGCCAGCAAGACATGTTTGTAAATTGGCCAGAAACGAAGAATTGTCCCCCAGAACCATTGCCTGGTGGAGTCGTGCTCTTTTTCGCCGACCCGTTTATCGAGTTTGTTGTGAACATGGGCAAAAATACAATAGCCGGAATAGTCCTGTTGCAGTTGCTCCAGCGGGATAATCCGGCGTTGGCCATCCAGCTCGGCAGGGATAACGCTGGCCTCATTCTGGTTGATGTCGACCAGAATGCAGCTGTTGTCATTATGCAACAACAAAACACAGGGCAGAGACAGTCGCGAAAGAGTTTTAAGCTTTGGTCGATAAAAGCTGCGTGCTGTCAACCCTTGTTGCTCTACCGCGCGCAGGCAGGCGGCAATTGAGGGTGCGCGTCGATCCGTTGGCAGGGATGACGTCAAGACATCCAACGTCAGAGGTTGCCCCAGAAGTGATGACAGGGTGCATAGGCTGGAGAGAATTGGAGCCGTCGTGTCGACGACTGTCTGGTCCAGCCTGGGAGGCGTTTTAACCTCTTGTTTTAAAGAACTATCTAACTTCATTTGATTTTCAGTCATATGATCAACCCGGCACGAGGACCCGTTCATAAAAGAAAGTTGAATTTATCCCTTGCCCGACTTGGCAGGACAAGGAAACCTGTTAACTTTTATTGTAAAAGGTCATGAGAAAAATACAAATAATCTCGAATTTTTACACGATGTTAGAGGGAGGATGAAATGATGGCGGGAAATGAAAAACAATTGACTTTCGGTTCATTGTTTATTGGTTTTTTCTTATTGTTGGCATCAACAGCCGGTGCAGAAACAACTTTAAAGCAGAGCGTCAGTTCCGCTTTGAAAACAAATCCGCAGCTGCAGATTTTACAGCATAATCAGCGTGCAGTGGGCTATCAGGTCAAGCAGGCCCGTTCAGGATACTTTCCTCGTCTCGATTTGACCCTTGGCTATGGGACAGAAGCTCATGATGATGAAATCACCCGGGCGCGTGGTGACAACCATACCTTCCAGGACCGTGGTGAAGCCGCATTGCAGCTGACACAGCTGCTTTATGATGGTGGCGAAACGTCAAGCCGGGTTGCCGCTGAAAAGGAAAAGTTTGCTTCCGCTGAAAAGCGGGTTTTGGATAATGCTGAAGCGATTGGCCTGGATGCCGTGATTGCTCATATGCAGGTTTATCGTGAACAGGAGCTTGTCAAGCTGGCTGAAAAGAATGTCAAGGATCACCAGGATATCATCGGCATGCTGGAAGAACTTCAGGAGGGTGGTGCCGGAAGTGTGGCCGATGTGGTTCAGGCTCAGGGACGTTTAGCCCGTTCCCGTGCCTCTCTGGCGAAAGCCAAAAGTGATTTGAAACAGGCCCAGGCCAATTATTTACGCGTTGTTGGTGAACCTCTGGATGAAGCAACATTCAATGAACTGGTGGCTACCGTTGCTCCGCTGACACTTGAAGAAGCGTTGGCGCTGACCGAGTGCGGAAACCCGAAGGTTCTGGCTCTCAAAGCTAATATGCGTGAGGCCAATCAGCGTGTTGCTGTGGTGGGCTCAAAATACTATCCTAAAACCCATTTGGAGCTGCGCTCCAGCTATGACGAGGAAGTTGAGAGTTCTCAAACCTATGAACGCAACCATCAGGCCATGGTCCGTTTGCGTTGGAACCTGCTCAACGGTGGTGCGGATTACTATGAGCGCAAAGCTGCAGCTTCACGGTTTGCCCAGTCCTCTTCCGAACACAGCAACCAGCTTCTTGACGTGCTCGAGGAAACTCGTAATACCTGGGCGGAATATATTGCTGCCCAAGAGAGTAAAGCTGCCTACACCGATGCTGTAGATTACAATAACAAGACGCTGGACAGTTACCTGAAACAGTTTCGTGTCGCACAACGGACACTGCTGGATGTTCTGGACGCACGCAACGAATTGTATCAGTCTTCCGGTCAGTTGGTGACAACACGCGTGAACGAAGTGATCGCTGCTTATCGCCTCCGTGCCCTTGCGGGTCAGCTTAACGAAACCTTAGAAATCGAGCCACAATTGTACGAAGTCGCAATGGCAGAATAATTTCCATCAGTTAAATCCCCTGAGTGTCTATTCATTAGCTTTCAGGGGATTTTTTTTGCCAAAAATCGAGATAAGTGCCTGTCAGATGGTGTTTTTTTATATTAGTGCTATACTTGTCGATAAGAAGACAAAAATGGTTAGAATGGTAAGCGATTAACGAATAGATACGTTCAGGAGGATGTCATGGCTGACCAACAAAAAATGAACATGACGGCCGAAGAGAAAATGTCGCACGCAGAAGAAACACCTGCTGCAGTTCAAGCCAATCCACAAGCAGCCCAGCCTGAAGCAGCGGTCATCCTTCCTGAACCCGGGATGGTTGAGGTGGTGCCCGTCCAGCCGGGAGAAGAGGTTGCTGTTGCTTTCGATCTGAATGATACGCAAATGAGTGTTGTCGGCGGTGACTTACAAATTGAGTTCGCCAATGGCGGCACGTTGCTCTTTCAGGGGTTTGCCGCCGCTTCAGCGGGTAACAACCCGCCAGCTCTGATGCTGGCAGATGGAACGGTGTTGCCGGGAGATGCCATTGTTTTTACCTCGGCAGATACCGAGTTGGCTCCGGCAGCTGGTCCGGCTCTGGGCAGTGGTGGTACAGGGGAATACCGCACCGACTTTGGTCAAGTGCTTGATGGGGTTGATCGTCTAGGTGTTCAAGATCCAATTGCCCTGCAGACCAGTGTAGATGCACCTTTGGAAGACGGTCCACAGAATGCGCCACCTGATGCCATTGATGATTTTGCCACAACCGATGAAGATACTCCGATTGTTATTCAGGTGTTGCCGAATGACAGCGACCCGGATAACGACCCATTGACGATCATTGATTTTACCCAGCCGGATATAGGATCAGTCATTCTGAATCCGGATGGGACTTTTACTTATGATCCCGAGGGACAATTTGATGATCTGGCTGCCGGCGAAACGGAAACTGTGACTTTCACCTACACCATTACCGACAATGCCAGTGGTAATGATACGGCAACGGTCACGATCATCATTGAAGGTACCAACGACGCTCCGGTTATAGATGTACAAGCGTCAGACACCAGTGCAACGGTGTCCGACGAAGGGCTGGTTGATGGTATTCCTGACGATGTCGGTAGTGACGATACAACGAATGCTCTGATTGATTCCGGGCAGATTATTTTTAGTGATGTTGATACTTCCGACACCCACACTGTGACTCTCACGGCCCCAGAGCAAAGTCTGTCCTCCGATGGATCGATACTGGTCTGGAGTGGCAGTGGGACAGGGACACTGGTCGCAACGGCTGGAGAAGGTGGTCCGACAGTGATGACCATCTCCATTGATAACGAAGGTTATTATATTGTTGAGCAAAGTGGACAATTTGATCATCCGCTGACTGATATCGAAGATGATCTTAGCTTTGATGTGGGTGTTGTTGTCACGGATAGCAGTGGGGCTGACAATGCAACGGCCTTAACGACGCTCACCGTGACGGTAGAAGATGATCGACCGACAGCCGGAGACAGTGACCTTGGCATCCAGACTGAAGATGCTGTTGTCGACCTGAATGTCTTCGATATTCCTGGGACGGCTGGGGGCGCTGATGCAGACGCAACCTTAACCAATGTCACCATTGAGCTGGGTAATGGTGTTGTCGATTTTGATGCCGAGGGCAATGTGACCTTTACTCCTGCTGCGGAATACGAAGGTCCGGTGCGCTTGGTCTATACCATTACCGATGCAGACAATGATTCATCACAAGGAATCATTGAGCTGGCCATGCCTGAGGATTCGGTGCCAACCGTTAATGGGGGCGAGGGTATTGTGTATGAAGCCGGGTTGAATCCTGACGGAACAGATGCCGGTGTCGCTCAGACAACCATCAGCGGAGATTTTGACATCACCACGGGTAATGATCAGTTTGGCGGGCTCTATATTGACGGCCAACTGGCGACCGCTGGAGACACCTTTACGAATACCTATGGAACATTGACCATCACGGAGACCGCCGGTCTTCTCGGCTGGAGTTATACCATTAACGAAGAGGAAAGCCATGCCGCGGGTGATGGTAACAATACCTTGATGGACAGTTTCGACGTCTATGTTGTCGACCACGAAGGGACGCAATCCATTACACAAAGCCTGGATATCACCATTGTTGACGATGTGCCAACGGCTGGCGATATCAATCTTGGTATGCAACCGGAAGATACCGGCGTCAGTTTGAACGTTTTCACCATTCCGGGTACTGAAGGCGGCGCTGACGGTGCGACACTGGCCGGTGTCACCGTTGACCAGGGTCCTGAGGCGGGAAGTGTCACCTTTGCGGTGAATGGCAATGTAACCTTTACCCCGGCAGCTGGTTATGAGGGTGATGTCAGCCTGAGCTATACCATTATTGATGCGGACAATGATCCGGCAACTGGAACAATTCGTCTCACCTTGCCGGAAGATTCAACTCCTGTAGGAGGAGAGAGTGGTGCCGTGGTTGATGACGAAGGCTTGCCAGGCGGTATTGCCGGAGGCATTGGCGACGTAGCCGGTGAAAATGCCAGCTACAGCAGTACGCTCAACTATAGCTCCGGTGGCGATATCCCTGTTGACATCACCTTTGCCGCCATGGACGGCACCAGCGGTACGGTTGGAACGGAAACCGTCAACTACAGCTGGAACAGCGCAAGTTACACCCTGACGGCGACCGGCCCACGCGGTGAACTGTTCACCGTCGAAGTCACCGATCCGACCACCGGCGCGTACACCGTGACATTAAAAGACAACGTGCTGCATGAAAGCCTGGACGGCGAAACCGGCGACAATACGGAAAACGACGCCCTAGCCACGCTGACCTACACCATCACCGACAGTGACGGCAGTCCGGCAGACGGCTCGTTGACCGTCACCTTCGACGACGATATGCCGACAGCCCAGGCCGAAGGGCCAGTCAGTGTTGCTGAAGGTGCCACCGTCACCGGCGATCTCGACTTTGCCGAAGGCGCAGACGGCGCCAGCGTTACCCATATCAACAACACCGAGCTGGTGTTTGGCGAAGATGGCTACTCGCAAGACGTTGATCTGGGCGAAGGCACGATTAAAGTCACCGCCGAAGGCGCATACAGCTTCACCAGCGATGAGCCACTGGATAACCCGGTGTCCGTCAATGCGAACTATACCGTGACCGACAGCGATGGCGACAGCGTCAGTGCGTCCCTCGCCTTTACCATCACAGACGACAACGCGCCGAGCGGCGGCGAAAGCAGTGCCGTAGTCGATGACGAAGGCTTGCCAGGCGGTATTGCCGGAGGCATTGGCGACGTAGCCGGTGAAAATGCCAGCTACAGCAGTACGCTCAACTATAGCTCCGGTGGCGATATCCCTGTTGACATCACCTTTGCCGCCATGGACGGCACCAGCGGTACGGTTGGAACGGAAACCGTCAACTACAGCTGGAACAGCGCAAGTTACACCCTGACGGCGACCGGCCCACGCGGTGAACTGTTCACCGTCGAAGTCACCGATCCGACCACCGGCGCGTACACCGTGACATTAAAAGACAACGTGCTGCATGAAAGCCTGGACGGCGAAACCGGCGACAATACGGAAAACGACGCCCTGGCCACGCTGACCTACACCATCACCGACAGTGACGGCAGTCCGGCAGACGGCTCGTTGACCGTCACCTTCGACGACGATATGCCGACTGTGAACCAAATTACTAATCTCGTTTATTCAAACACCAGCAATCCGTTACCGGGTGGTACAGGTATCTTTGACTATTCGATTGGCGCAGATGCGCGGGCAGACTACAGTGCAACGGATTCTGATTTTGCCTCCATTACACTCAGTGGATTGGTTGGCAGTACATCGATCAGCAATGCTTCTGTTGATTGGGCTTCGGAAACGACTGACCAAGCTGTTTTCGACGTGACTTTTAACTACTTTGCAGATCCTGCCGGGACAACACAAAGCGAGGCAACGGGAACTCTGACGTTTGACAAAGTTGAGGGGACCTATTCATTGAACCTCGATGCGCCTCTGGAAAACTACAGTATCTACACGACCAGTGATTCTGATACGACCTTCCAGGGATATGAGCCTGATTCGGCCACCACGGACAAAACTCAGCCCAAAGTATCGGTTGCGGAACTTGCCGATGACTTCTTTGTTCAGTTTACCGGCTCACATGAAACCGGCGGTGGAAGTGGTGTGGATCTGACAGCAGGTGGAGACACCACGTTTATTGACGGTGAGCTGTTTGCAGCGGCTGCAACCTGGGTCAGTACCAGTGGGTCAGCCAATGGCGTCGCTGGTGATACCATGCAAGCGGGCGAAGTTCTCGACCTGAACTTCTATCAATCCGATCCGCAAGGTTATCTCAACTACACGGATACGACGACCGCAAGTGGTATTTTCCTCAAGTTTGACGGAATTGGTTCGGCGGAAGATCTGATTGTTGTTTTGAAACTGGTTGATCCGACAACCCTGGCGACGACAACCAAAGCCATTATCATCGATAGCGGCGATATCATCACAGATCAGTCGCTGGTGCCGGATGGATACAATGTGACCCTTGATTCCAATGACGGTCTTGTTGTCATCGAAAGCAATGATTACAATTTCGGCACTGAGAACTACCAAATTTCCGGAATGCAGATTCTGGTTTCCGCAGAAAACATTGACGGATTTGGTATCGACCTGAACTCTGATACCGGCAGTCTTGGCGGGTCTTCAGAGACGTTGGTTGCCTTTGGCAGTGACGCAACAGATTCGGATGTTCTGAAAATTTCCGATATCGGTTTTGTCACTGAATCGACAGATACTCTTGATGCCAATCTCAACTTTGATGTGACACTGGTGGATGCAGATGGTGATGCAACGTCCGTCCAATCTCTGGATGTTACCATTGTTGGTGGAACAACCTTTGAGGGCAGCCAGAGTCAAACTGCTGAATCGATTCAAGGCAGTGCAGGAAATGACTTCCTCTATTCCGGTGAGGGTGACGACATTCTGGTCGGTGGCCTTGGTGAAGACACATTTGTCTTTGGCGATGGTGAAGGTGCCGATACGATTGTCGATTTCAACCCAGGTGAAGATGTGTTGCAACTGACGGATGTTCTCGAAACCAATGCCGGAGATATCTCGGTCACGCTGGATGGTGCTGATGTGATTCTCACTGGTAACGGTTTGGACAGCATCACTCTGGAAGGGATTAACTCCGGAGGAACGTATGACAGTTGTACCAACCTTCAGGATATGATTGATCACGCGACTGCCGGAATTAATGTGGAGTTTGGTGCAAGTTGACCTCGCTATGTCTCTGACAGCGTTTACTTGGTTCTAAATAAAAAATGCGCCCTGTTTTTCAGGGCGCATTTTTTGTTTTTGTTATTCCACTTTTTTATCTGATTCGGTGGCGTCTTTTTTAGGCTTCCGCACCGGAAGATCACACTGCTGTGGACCTCAACCCATGCCGATTTTCGGCAAAACCCAGCGGTTAAGAATAAACCAAATTGCCACAATACCCAGCAGGGGCCAGATGGAATCCATTATAAAATACTCCTATTCTTTTCGGCTCAACAATAGTGAGATCCTCTAGAATAGCAGGACTGGGCATTTAACGCCATGTAAAACGTGATTGGACACGGAGCCAAACAGAACGTCGCGAATTTCTCCACTGGAATGGCGACCAATGACCACCAGAGAAAACGCTTCATCATTGGCAATCGAGCAGATGGTATCCCGTGGCGAGCCACTTTCCAGGCGCGGGATGACATCCAGCCCGGCAGCCTGAAGTAGAGCCGTTTGTTCCGCCAGAAACCTCTCCCCTGTCTTGGTCGCATATTGTCGCACCATATCGATCTGAAAGTCAGGGATCATACGGTAATCCATTTTGTCCAGATTAACCACATGCAGAAGAGAGATGGGTGTTTTAAATTGCTCTTTATGGTCAATCAGTGCCTGAACTGTGGCTTTACTGGTCTCACCATCGCAAATAGGAACGAGAATTTTAAGTGACATAATGACCTCCGCTTGGGGGTAAATGCACTATTGCCCGTAGCCGAATACCAGTCGTGGCAATAACAGGACCGGATCAGGCCAGAACGTCAACAGAAGCAGAATTGCAATTTGAATCAGCAAAAAGGGTAATACAGAGCGGGCCACGTAAAGCATGCTGCGGTTGGCGACAGCCCCGGAAATAAATAGACTGACCCCCAGCGGCGGTGTGCAGTAACCAATGCCGAGATTCAGAGTCATGATCAACCCGAAGTGCAACGTATCAATGCCGAACTGGTTAAGTAAGGGCAGGAAAATTGGGGTCAGAATGATCGTGGCGGAAATGATATCCA
This is a stretch of genomic DNA from uncultured Desulfuromonas sp.. It encodes these proteins:
- a CDS encoding transglutaminase-like cysteine peptidase — encoded protein: MSAWNHIRALILLGLLLATLGCSSVQASSPATAKDRPPPSGVFETYEFRGKLSALKNWQRVIAVGAEEMARFTDPKQATGIRAAQEWQQVAAQLATAPLLEQLKTVNRFFNRWPYRLDSDVWQKRDYWATPLEFLRHSGDCEDFAICKYYALRYLGVEPDRMRIVILRDTIRSITHAVLAVYTQDDILILDNLSDPVFSHHRYQHYLPQYSVNETTRWTHIKPRATALSTRTATGE
- a CDS encoding TolC family outer membrane protein, with product MMAGNEKQLTFGSLFIGFFLLLASTAGAETTLKQSVSSALKTNPQLQILQHNQRAVGYQVKQARSGYFPRLDLTLGYGTEAHDDEITRARGDNHTFQDRGEAALQLTQLLYDGGETSSRVAAEKEKFASAEKRVLDNAEAIGLDAVIAHMQVYREQELVKLAEKNVKDHQDIIGMLEELQEGGAGSVADVVQAQGRLARSRASLAKAKSDLKQAQANYLRVVGEPLDEATFNELVATVAPLTLEEALALTECGNPKVLALKANMREANQRVAVVGSKYYPKTHLELRSSYDEEVESSQTYERNHQAMVRLRWNLLNGGADYYERKAAASRFAQSSSEHSNQLLDVLEETRNTWAEYIAAQESKAAYTDAVDYNNKTLDSYLKQFRVAQRTLLDVLDARNELYQSSGQLVTTRVNEVIAAYRLRALAGQLNETLEIEPQLYEVAMAE
- a CDS encoding type I secretion system permease/ATPase is translated as MTENQMKLDSSLKQEVKTPPRLDQTVVDTTAPILSSLCTLSSLLGQPLTLDVLTSSLPTDRRAPSIAACLRAVEQQGLTARSFYRPKLKTLSRLSLPCVLLLHNDNSCILVDINQNEASVIPAELDGQRRIIPLEQLQQDYSGYCIFAHVHNKLDKRVGEKEHDSTRQWFWGTILRFWPIYKHVLLATMVINILGIAGPLFVMNVYDRVVPNNAVETLWVLALGVMIAYTFDFILRNMRGYFVDVAGKNADVLIASRLMQQLTGMRMDHKPDSTGTLANNLREFESLREFFSSTTLLGLVDIPFIAIFIVLIGYIGGPLAWAPALAVPIVLIVGLLVQVPFRQVIDQGYRESSQKSALLVEAIFGLETIKTSLARGQIQQRWEKVVGANARTSAKVKSLANLSLSFSLFATHVVSVLIIIGGVYLIGEGRMTLGGLIACNILVGRALSPLATVAAMLTRLQQARSALKALDTLMNIPNESPDDQQFMRQPHLDNALSFEEIRFSYPQAQTLALKDLTLKIRPGERVGVIGRTGCGKSTLGRLALGLYTPEQGQVSVGGIDIRQLHVADLRSRIGYVSQDNYLFYGSIRDNITFGTPEADDQAILHAAHISGVGDFIHQHPAGFDCPVGERGAALSGGQRQAIAIARALLSHPDILIFDEPTSAMDNGSEQRFCQRMKHELDGKTLLLFTHRFGLLTMVDRLIVMDGGRIVADGPKRHVLEALKKQQIHTAPA
- a CDS encoding HlyD family type I secretion periplasmic adaptor subunit: MRLFNRTSQERQLSESLEFLGEVDAATYRTGHRFAYILTMMIVLFMVIFVLWAHFTVLDEVTRGQGQVIPSQRVQIIQHLEGGIIEEILVEENQIIEKGDVLVRIRNTVAASQYRDAANTALEHEAAIARLTAEAEGSALEFPEQMKQEHPELVSDQRSIFEARQAQLTLEVNVLDSQYQQKQQEIRELLSRQKKLEQGLELAREQLNIATPLVEQDLYPRVDYLSLKRDVSNMEGDLNVVNLTIPRIREAAREAQRRIAQRQAQYHTEVLNEINQRRLELISLREAIAAGEDRVTRTDVRSPVRGTVKQLIVNTVGGVIRPGEPILEVVPLDDALLVEVQIRPADIAFLYPGQPAKIKLTAYDFSIYGGLDGYVEQISADTIVNERKESFYRVKLRTKEKALTYKGTKLPIIPGMTASVDILTGKKSVLSYLLKPILKAKQTALRER